GGGTTGCTAAACGGTCCGGCTGGTGTGGTGAGGCTGACGGTTGGGCTGAAGGGAGTGACGTCTACAAAGCGATTATTGCCGATGCCAACCTGCTGCGAATCATGGAAGGAGCCGATGGCACCGCGGATGGCTGTCTTGCCGTTGCCGAAGACATCGTATGCGAAGCCGAAGCGTGGTGCGAAGACGTTCCAGGAAGGATTGACGCCGTTGTAAGGCATGCCTGCGTCGCCAGGGAAGATGAGGCCGGCGGGTGCGTTGGGGAAGACGGTGGAGCGGATGCCGGCGGCGTAATTATCCGGGCGGAACTGCTCTACGCGGCCCTTGGTCTCAACCCAGGGGAGATACGGCTCCCAGCGGAGACCCATGTTGAGAGTGAGGCGGCGGGTGGCGTGGAAGTCATCCTGGGCGTAGACGGCGATGGGATGATCGCGATTGTCCTTGGTCTCACCGGCGGCCTGAACGAAGGTGCGGACGTTGCCGAGAAGGAAGCCTGCGAGTGCGTTATTGGTGCTGTCCGCGGTGAAGCCGAAGTTGCCGGCGGCCTGGAAGGCATCGCGGAGGAGAACGGTTCCGCGGACCGCGGCTACTCCGAAGACGATAGAGTGGCGTCCGTGAATGACGGTGAAGTCATCCGCGAGGTTGTAGTTATCGCGATAGATCTTGAGCGGGAGGTTGGTGCCGGTGGTGCCGAAGTAGCCGGTGACGGTGACCTGTCCGAGGAACTTGGTGCCGGCGGGCTGGTAGATGTTGACGCCGAGATCATTGTAGTTGACGGAGCCTGCGGGTGGGCCGGTGTTGGTGGTGACGCGGGTATAGGAGAGGCGGAGATCATTGAGGATGTTGGGTGTGAAGATGTGGGTGTCCGAGACGATGGCGTTGTGGGCGTAGCTCTGGGTGGGGCTGACCTCACTGAGGTAGTTGGTCTGATCAAGGAACGAGCCGTTGTTAAACTTGTTGAGGTAGTAGCGGGCGGAGATGCGATCCTTGCTGCCGATGGAATGATCAATGCGTCCCATGTACTCATGGAAGCTCTGCTTGGAGGGGAGGCCGTAGAGGACGCGGCCGCTCTGGTCCGCGCCGGCGAGCGGCAGGTACTTGGTGAGGGCTACCGCTGACTTATCAAAGGAGGCGACGGGGATCTGGTTGTTGACGTACGGCGCCTTGGTGATGGGGTTGACGAGTTGATAGGCTTTGCCCAGCGGGTTGGCGGGGTTGGTGGCGCTGAGGTATGCGGAGAAGTCTCCATTGAGCTCCGCAGCCGTGGGGACGAAGGCCTGGTTGCCGTTGACGATGTTGCGGACTTCAGTCTGCTGATAGCCGAAGAAGAAGAAGGTCTTGTCACGACCATCATAGAGATGAGGGATCATGATGGGACCGCCGATGGTCCCGCCGAACTGGTTGCGCTTGAGCTGATCGCGGGTGGTGGCGAAGTAGTTGCGGGCGTTGAAGACGGCGTTGCGGACGAACTCGAATGCATCACCGTGGAAGCCGTTATTGCCGGACTTCGTGATGGCGTTGATGACGGCGCCTGCGCTGCCACCGTAACGAGTGCTGTAGTTCGCGGTCTGAACGCTGAACTCCTGGAGGGCGTCCGGGAAGGGGAAGGGCATGTTGACGTTGGTGTAGGTGTCGTTGTTGCTGACGCCGTCCAGGTTATAGCTGCTCTGGTTGGAACGGGAGCCGTTGAAGGAGAGGGTGATGGCGGACGGGAAGGTCTTGGTGATGCCTTGGTCGATACCGGAGTTTGAGCCTACGGTTGCTCCGGGGACAAGGAGTGCGAGCGATACGGCGTTTCTGCCGTTGAGGGGGAGATCGACGATACGCTTCTGCTCGACGACTTGATTGAGCACGGAGGTGGAGGTGTTGACTTGAACGGCGTTCGATTCGACGGAGACGGTTTGGGCTTCACCGCCGATGGTGAGTGGGGCGCTGATGGTGAGGCTCTGATCCGCGAGCAACGTGACGTTGTTCTGCTTATAGGAGCTGAACCCCGGCGCCTCAATGGTGACGGTGTAGACCGAAGGATCGAGCGAGGGGATGACGTAGTAGCCCTGGTCATTGGCCTTGACCTCACGGGTCAGCTTCGTGCCTTCGTTGACGACCTTGATGTTGGCGTTTGGGATGACTGCGCCGGTGCTGTCCGTGATGGTTCCGACGATCGTTCCGAAGCCCTGAGCGGAAGCTCTGCCTGAGATGAATAGCGTCGCGATGATGGCGAGCGCGAAGAGAAGCCTGTAGCCCTTGGACTTTGCGGGCTGTGGAAGGGAGTTGAGAAGTGATGTCGAGAGCTGGCTGGGGTGCGAGGTCTGACGTGATGAAAAAGCGGCAGGTTTCATGGTGGATCCTTTCGTCGCGACAGGAGGAGGGGCCAACGTTGACGGCTGCCTGAGGACCTGAGGAGTGAACGGGAGGATATTAGTCACATGGTCTGACCATCGTCAAGTGACCCGGAGAATCTTTTTTGGGGACTGGACCACTCCCATTGATAGCGCCTAGCCTGCTGCAGGCGCGAATAGACGCAATCCTTGCTCCCTCAATTGCGTGGGGTTCTGGCCTGTCTTACGTGTTGCTTGAATCTGGGTCTTAGTCGGTGGAATCGGCGAGGAGGATACGGAGGTCGCGAAGATTATTTCCGGTTGGGCCGGTGAAGACGGTCGCTCCAAGACGATTGAGCAGGCGGAAAGAGTCAAAGCTCTGGAGGGCTTGCAGGGCCTCATCTGGAACCCCGTCGAGGGTCGACGCATCGACGACAGCTCCGGCTGCGACACTGTTTCCGTCTATCCCATCTGAGCCGGCGGAGAGGATTGTGATGCGCTCGTCTGATTTGAGGCGTGAGGCGCAATAGAGGGTGAAGTGTAGATTGCGCCCACCCATTCCAGGGGCTTCCGAGCCTTGACTGCTCCCTAATCCTGCCGGAGAAGTCGGTATCTGGACCGTGACCTCCCCGGCGGAGAGGAGGCAGACGCGACCGTGCTGCAACTGCAAGGTCCGGATGCGATTGAGGAGATAGTACGCGGCGTCGCGATAGTCCCAGTCATCGCAGGTGTTGTCGATGAATGTTGTGAAACCAAGGTATTCTGCGTGTCGGCGAGCTGCACCTTCCAGATCCTCTGACGAGAGTAGGAGGAAGATATTTTCCTGAAAGTCACCGGGTTTTGGAGTTTCCGGTAGCTGAGAGGATGCAAAGAAGCTCTGCACGGAGGGGGCGAATTGGCTGGGTAAGCTGAACTTCTGCAGGATTTTCCGGCAATCTTCGATGGTCGTTGAGTCTGCAAGAGTCGGGCCAGAGGAAAGAGCGTCCAGTTGGCCGGCTGGGACATCCGAGAGAAGCAGTGAAAGATGACGCATCTTGCCTGCGGCCAAGGCAAGACGACCTCCCTTAACTGCGGAGAAGTGCTTCCGGATGCAGTTGATTTCAGAGATGGAAGCGCCGCTGCCGACTAGTGCCTGGTGGAAGCTTATGGTGTCGTCAAGCGAGATGTCAGGGTCCAGGGGCAGTTCCATCATTGCGGATGCACCTCCGCTGATCAGGAAGAAGCAGAAGGTCTGTCCGTGATCCTTGCTTGCCGCGGAAGCTAGGAGGTCGAGTGCAGTCTGGGCTCCTGTGAATGATTCACGGTTTGGCGAAGGGTGTCCGCCGGTGAAGTAAGAAAAGCCTGGCTTTGGCTGCAGCGCGGCAGAGGGCGCGATGACGACGCCACCCAGAGTGCATCCTGCGGGTATTGGACAAATTGGCAGGAACGCATCCAGCATTGCAAGGGCTGCTTTGCCGATTGCGACGATCAGGATTTTTGTGATGTGGGTCAGGTCGAATGCGAGCGTGCCCTTGAGATGGAGGGCGCAGATGCCGTGCGTCATCTCTCCGCGGAGTTTCAAGGAAAATGCCTGCTGCACCGAGCAGTCTTCAAGCGCTGTCGAAAAGATTTGTCGCGCGTTTGTGCTGAGAGTGTTCTTCACGAGGCGTTGGCGTAGGAGTTGCGGGTACATAAGTTTTTAGTCATCTTCAAAGAGAACTCAGTGGTTTTGAATGGTTAAAACATCGCTCTACCGATGTTCTGGTAGTGCCTCCCGCATACATTTGACCAAGAGTGTCATATGGTCATACCATTGTCAACGCGACAGGCAAAGCGTTGCATCCGGAGGGTGGGCCGAAGATGAAGAGGCGCGAGGCAACTGCGGCTTTGACGCCGATGCAGGCAAAGATACGTCCCGTGACCAAGGTGTCGATCAGTGAGGACATTGCGCAGCAGATCATGGACCTGATCTCAAATGGGGATCTGAAGCCGGGACAACGGCTGCCGGCTGAGAGGGATCTCTGCAAAAATTTCAATGCTGGACGTTCTTCCCTGCGTGAAGCGTTGCGCTGTCTTTCGATCATGGGCGTATTAGATGCCCGGGTTGGCGAGGGTACGACGGTGGCGGTGGACGGCGTCAAGTTCATGGGCAAGATCGTCGAGTGGCGACTCATCACCGAGCGGCATGACATTGAAGATCTGCTTGAAGTGCGCATGGCCCTCGAGGGCATTGCGGTTGCGAAGGTGGCCAGCCTGGGACGCGAGGAAGATCTTCAGCGCTTGCAGAAGTCGATCAAAGAGATGCGAGGGGCGATCAAGGATGCGAAACGCTTCGCTGCTCTCGATTTGGCATTCCATGTGGCGATTGCCGGTATGTCTGAGAATTTTCTGCTTTCCGACCTGATCTCTATGATCAGAAGTCAGTTGGTTCGGGGTCTTTCCGCCGTGCTGCTTCTTCCAAACGCGGTGAAGCTATCGCTTGAAGAGCATGTGGCGATTTACGAGGCGATTAAAGCCAAGGATGCCGAAGGCGCGCGCGCGGCTATGCAGGGACACTTGCAGGCGGCGTTGGAACGCTATAACAAGTCGGTTGCCAGGCAGGAGCGGACGAAGAGTCCGCGATCCAACACAGCTCGCACCTAAGGATTCCAATGGTAGTGTCACGCGTGTGCGGCACGGAGCAGAACCCACTTGCCGGGTCGGAGGCTGGGATGAAAGCGCTGTATCGGCGAGTTACGTTGCGTGTAATTCCGCTGCTGATCGTGCTTTATTTCACGGCGTTTCTCGATCGGGTGAACGTCAGTTTCGCTTCGATCACGATGAATCGTGATCTTGGTATTGGAGAGAGTGCTTTCGGCCTGGCGGCGGGTGTGTTTTTTATCGGCTATCTGGTTTTTTCTCTGCCGAGCAATCTGATGCTGGAACGTTTCGGGGCGCGGCGTTGGATCGGGATCATTATGGTTGCCCTGGGTCTCTTATCTTGCGCGACGGCTTTCATTCACACTGCATCGACTTACATCGTGCTGCGTTTCATGATCGGCGCGGCGGAGGCGGGGTTCTTTCCGGGAGTGATCCTCTATCTGACCCTGTGGCTTCCAGCTTCAGTGCGGGCGAGTCTTATGGCGCTTTTTACCTTGTCCATTCCTTTGTCCAACGTGATTGGAGCGCCACTTTCAGCCGCGATTCTTTCGCTCAATGGAAGGGGCGGGCTGCAGGGTTGGCAATGGCTGTTTTTGATGGAGGGATGTCCTGCTATCGTTCTTGGCTGCGCCGTGCCCTTCCTTTTAGCAGCCAGGCCGCAGGAGGTTTCATGGCTTACGACGGATGAGTCACGGGCGTTGGGAGATGCGATTGCGCGTGAGGAGACGCTTGCTCCATCCGGCGATGGAGTGACGTTCAGCTTCGGTCAATGGTTTGCGTTGTTCCGTTCCGGACTCATCTACTTCTTTCTGATGGTTGGGCTCTATGAACTCAGCTTCTGGATTCCTCGCATCCTTCATGATCGGGGCGTTCCTGCGGCGGAGCTGGGGTGGAAGACGGCGATTCCCTTTGCGGTTGGTGGTCTTGGGATGGTTCTCTGGAGCCGGTTTTCAGATCGAAGCGGCAGGGGCCAGATGCAGTTGGCGTTCGCTTTTATCGTTGGGGCATCCGGTCTTGTTCTTGCGGGAGTTGGAACTGGGTGGCTCCCTGCCGTTGCGGGTCTGTCCATCACCTCTATTGGTGTGTTGGCTGGGATGCCGATCTTCTGGGCTTGGGTGACAGCCGGCATGGGTGCGGAACGCGCGTTCGCGATTGCAGGGATCAACTCTATCGGGAATATCGGGGGCTTTCTTGGGCCTTACCTGACGGGCATGATTTTGGAGCATACCCATAGCTTTCGGCCGGGTATGTGGCTGACGGCCGCCTGCCTTCTATGCGGCGCCGGACTTACTTCTGTGACCTCGAAGCGCCCGGGACATCTGGCGGTTTGATTTGGGGCGACCTGCCTAAACTCCATCATTGTTGTGCCGGGTGCGGACGCGTCGTTGCGCCCGGGGTAATGCGGAGGCTTGTGGGGCGGAGTTGAGCGATGCCTGAGCCGTGAGGTGCGCGTTTTACGAGCTTCCACTCGCTTCCTGCAACCGATACGCTAGGGCTACTTGCTGGTGATGGTCAGTGCGATGGGCAGGGAGGTGACGCCGGTCGCGCTGGTGATGGTGACGTTGATGGTGCCGCTGAAGGGAACGCCTGGGGGGACGGTGGAGTACGGAGCCGGGTTACCGGGGGTGCAGCCGGTGAGGAACTGCGATGCCCCAAGAGCCAGGACGCAGATGCTCAGAAGGATAAAACGCCGAAGCTTCTGTGCCGATTGACGGATGAAGCAAAACGGGAGGAACAGCGCGGGAAAGAGCAGGCCGGCCATGACGAGCTTTGTGGGCTCAGCGATGGAGGCTGTGAAGACAGGGATGGTCGTGATGGTCAGGGTCGAGGTGAGTTTGGCTCCATCCCCGGCTGCGGTGAGGGTGGTGGGGCTGAAGGTGCAGGTGGCGGAGGTGGGGAGTCCGGAGCAGGCGAGCGGGCTGAAGGTGCCGGTGTAGCCGACCTGGGGGCTGATGGTGAGGGTGTCGGTTGCGCTCTGGCCGCCGACGATGGCGAGTGTGGTGGTCGAGAGCGCGGCGGCGAAGGTGGGTGCCGGATTGAAGGTTGCGGTGACTGTGGATGCGGCGGTTCCGGTGGTGACGCTGCAGGTCGTGCCTGAGGTGCTGGTGCAACCGGCCCAGTTGCCAAAGAGGGAGCCCGTGCCCGGGGTCACGGTGAGGGTTACGGAGGTGCCGGCGATGTACGAGGCCGAGCATGTGGTTCCGCAGGAGATGAAATTATCGCTGCTTTTGACGGTGCCCGTGCCGGTACCTGCCTTGGCTACGGTGAGGGCGAAGGTGGGGGCGGCGTTGAAGGTTGCAGTGACTGTTATGGCAGCGGTTGTGGCGACTGTGCAAGTGGTGCCGGAGACAGAGGTGCAGCCAGACCAACTGGCGAAGACGGAGTTGGTGGCGGGTGTGGCCGTGAGCGTCACTGTATCGGTGGGGGCGAAGCTGGCGGTGGCGGAGGTGCAGCCGGTTCCGCAGGAGATGGCGGTATCGATGCTGGTGTCGAGCGAGTTGTTGATGGTGGCGGTGGCGATGGTGCCGCAGCCTGCCCCAGTCTTTTTGGCGGTGAGGACGACGTTGGTGGCGACTTCAAAGGCTGCGTCTGTGTAGTCCTCATCGATGTTCAGGGTGAGGCCTCCGTAGGTGCTGTTGAAGGAGCTGGAGGTCTGGCGGGAGCGGTGGTGGTTGAGCCAGTAGTTGGCGGGTAGATCGATGGTGGTGGGGTAGACGGTATTGCAGGTGGTGCCGCAAGTGACGCCGCTGCTGAAGAAGTAAGTGAACCAGATGGTGTCGATGGCAGGCGTGACCGTGGTGGCGGTCCAGGTGTCGAACTCATTGTGGCCGCTGTAGACGGCGGCGAGATAGCCTTTGGCGTGGAGCTCTGAATCCCATCCCTGGATGAAAGCCTGGGTGGTCGCGACGTTGGCGGCGACTGTGTAGGAGTACGCCTCCATGTCGTACGCGATGGTGGAGCCCTGGTTCATGCCGAGCGAGATCATCTGGGCTACGGCCGAGTCCGCCTCCGCTACTCCCTGAGCGGTTGCGGTGGCGGGGGTGGTGCTGATGCTATAGGTGAAGGTTCCGCCGGGTGCCTGCGGTCCGACCCAGATGGGAACGATCTCCCAGCCTTGCGTGAGGACGCTTGAGACGTAAGCGGGAGTGAGGTTGGAGAGGCCACTGGCGCAGGCGAACTCATTGCCGCCGATATAGGTTCCAACGGTCTTGTATGGGCTGCCGGTCCACCAGGTTTGAAGCTGCGCGACGGTGGGGAGGGTGCAGGCGTCGAAGCCGAGGACGCCGGTGACGGGGAACGATGAGGCGGGGGTTGGCGCGGCGGCGCTTGATGAGATCTTCTTTGGAACGTTGGTCTGCTGGGTGGACTCCAGTTCAAGGCCGGGGATGCGGCCGAGCGAGAGGAAGGTGTGGCCGCCATCCTGCGTGGCCATGAGGGACCTGGATTGAGTGCAGACGCCGGTCTGCGGGATGCATGTGCCGGCGGAGAAGAGAACCCAACCGTTTGCCTCCGTGCTGAAGCTGGAATGCAGGGGCGTGAGGGTGGCTGGCGTGGAGGTGAGACCGGTTTGCTTCGAAAGGGCGATGGTTGGGAGGCTTTGCGAGAGAGGCGCGAGTGTTGCGAAGGTTGTGGAGGCGGGCAGGACGGTGGGCTGCCATGTGGCTCCGGCGTCCGTAGTGTCGTAGCGGATGACGGTGGTGCCGGTATCGCCGAGGTAGGTGCGGAGGAGAGAACCGTGAGCGGCATCCGTGAAGATGGGCAGGGTGATGGTGCTATTGGTGTGGGCTAAGGCGGCTGAGGGCTTGGGCAGATTGGAGGCGTGCCAGGTTTGTCCTGCGTCCGCGGTGGCGAAGAGTTCGTCGCCGTTGGGCCCGGGGCCGGTCCAGCCGTGGGTGGTGTCCGTGAAGAGGAGGTCTGCGCCTACGGGTGGGTTGGGAGTGGGGGTCCAGTGGAGGCCGCCGTCTGTGGTGTGGAGCAGGAGGCCGCGGCGGAAGGCGGAGCTGGATTGGATCGAAAGCGAGATCCAACCGTTGCGGCTGTCTGCGAAGAATGGATGAGAGATGCCGTTGAAGACTGAGGCCTCCGTGAAGGGGGAGGCGATGGAGGAGTAAGACCAGTGAGCGCCCTTGTCTGGTGTGTGGGCGATGGTGAGGGCGGTTCCGTCAGCGGCGGATTCTACGGTCCAACCTTCGCCCTGCTGCGAGAAAAAGGCTCCGCTGACGAGAGGTGCGTTGGGCTGGGTTAGCGTGATTTCAGACCACTCGGCACCGAGAGAGTCTGTCCAGAAGAGGCGGTTATCGGCGAGCAGCCAACCAGATCGCGGGGCTACGAGCTTCAGGGCCTGGATCGTGTCCGCGGACGCGGTCTGGGCGAGAGCAGGCTGGAAAACAGCGAGAGACGACAGGGCAGCGACAAGGACCTGGAGCAGCTTTACGTGAGCAGGCTTTTGCATCTTGGGTCTCCGTTACGGGTAACGACTGTTTTCATTTCAGCGATTGCAGGTAAGAAACAGAAGCGCGTACTAAGCGTAGGCAGACTAGAAGCGGTATTTAGCCGCAAACTGGAACTGCCGGGCAGGAGACAAGGTGCTGGTGATGAGGCCGAAGGTGCTGGTACTTACGGAGTTTCCGGGAGCTGCGTAGCTTGCCATGTTGAAGGCGTTGAAGGCGTCTGCGCGGAAGACGAAAGCCTGCTCGCGGAAGGTGCGGAACTCCTTGAAGACGGACATGTCAATGATGCGGTAGCCGGGTGCGCGCTCCGTGTTGACGTGTGCGGTGCCGAACTGCAGGCTGGTTCCCGGGCCGTAGGCGCAGGTGCCGTTGGAGGCGCCGGTGCAAGGCAGCGCGGACTTGTCATTGCCGAACCAGTTGGTGAGTGTACGGTTCTTTATGATGAGGGGGAGATACTGATTGGCGCGAGCTGTGCCGTTGTTGGCGTTGGCGACATTG
This region of Granulicella tundricola MP5ACTX9 genomic DNA includes:
- a CDS encoding carboxypeptidase-like regulatory domain-containing protein codes for the protein MKPAAFSSRQTSHPSQLSTSLLNSLPQPAKSKGYRLLFALAIIATLFISGRASAQGFGTIVGTITDSTGAVIPNANIKVVNEGTKLTREVKANDQGYYVIPSLDPSVYTVTIEAPGFSSYKQNNVTLLADQSLTISAPLTIGGEAQTVSVESNAVQVNTSTSVLNQVVEQKRIVDLPLNGRNAVSLALLVPGATVGSNSGIDQGITKTFPSAITLSFNGSRSNQSSYNLDGVSNNDTYTNVNMPFPFPDALQEFSVQTANYSTRYGGSAGAVINAITKSGNNGFHGDAFEFVRNAVFNARNYFATTRDQLKRNQFGGTIGGPIMIPHLYDGRDKTFFFFGYQQTEVRNIVNGNQAFVPTAAELNGDFSAYLSATNPANPLGKAYQLVNPITKAPYVNNQIPVASFDKSAVALTKYLPLAGADQSGRVLYGLPSKQSFHEYMGRIDHSIGSKDRISARYYLNKFNNGSFLDQTNYLSEVSPTQSYAHNAIVSDTHIFTPNILNDLRLSYTRVTTNTGPPAGSVNYNDLGVNIYQPAGTKFLGQVTVTGYFGTTGTNLPLKIYRDNYNLADDFTVIHGRHSIVFGVAAVRGTVLLRDAFQAAGNFGFTADSTNNALAGFLLGNVRTFVQAAGETKDNRDHPIAVYAQDDFHATRRLTLNMGLRWEPYLPWVETKGRVEQFRPDNYAAGIRSTVFPNAPAGLIFPGDAGMPYNGVNPSWNVFAPRFGFAYDVFGNGKTAIRGAIGSFHDSQQVGIGNNRFVDVTPFSPTVSLTTPAGPFSNPYLGITNPFPASPVPSANTAFTAPVLVVTYNPANNSKLFVPTTYDFNLTVEQQLKGGFLGRISYVGSLARHVYESVELNPAIYTPGSTLGTDARRGYKGFGSIAEVNDDAVSNYNGVQLSIQRRFEHLTVLANYTFSKSLDDIPYLQSNTNASASNNSALPYGTINRHAFDYGSSDFDRRHIGVLSYVYDLPGASLHNALLKEAIGGWQTTGILRLQSGTPFTVIAGSDRSQTGLNSDRATVVPGVPQYSKTGCTIASACVGYLNQAAFAIPALGSAGNLGKNSLFGPGAINWDVGLLKNIPLGSDRFRLQFHAEFFNVINKTNLNNPVASIATAGFGTVTSSTDPRIGQLALKLNF
- a CDS encoding glycerate kinase type-2 family protein, whose amino-acid sequence is MYPQLLRQRLVKNTLSTNARQIFSTALEDCSVQQAFSLKLRGEMTHGICALHLKGTLAFDLTHITKILIVAIGKAALAMLDAFLPICPIPAGCTLGGVVIAPSAALQPKPGFSYFTGGHPSPNRESFTGAQTALDLLASAASKDHGQTFCFFLISGGASAMMELPLDPDISLDDTISFHQALVGSGASISEINCIRKHFSAVKGGRLALAAGKMRHLSLLLSDVPAGQLDALSSGPTLADSTTIEDCRKILQKFSLPSQFAPSVQSFFASSQLPETPKPGDFQENIFLLLSSEDLEGAARRHAEYLGFTTFIDNTCDDWDYRDAAYYLLNRIRTLQLQHGRVCLLSAGEVTVQIPTSPAGLGSSQGSEAPGMGGRNLHFTLYCASRLKSDERITILSAGSDGIDGNSVAAGAVVDASTLDGVPDEALQALQSFDSFRLLNRLGATVFTGPTGNNLRDLRILLADSTD
- a CDS encoding FadR/GntR family transcriptional regulator; the encoded protein is MKRREATAALTPMQAKIRPVTKVSISEDIAQQIMDLISNGDLKPGQRLPAERDLCKNFNAGRSSLREALRCLSIMGVLDARVGEGTTVAVDGVKFMGKIVEWRLITERHDIEDLLEVRMALEGIAVAKVASLGREEDLQRLQKSIKEMRGAIKDAKRFAALDLAFHVAIAGMSENFLLSDLISMIRSQLVRGLSAVLLLPNAVKLSLEEHVAIYEAIKAKDAEGARAAMQGHLQAALERYNKSVARQERTKSPRSNTART
- a CDS encoding MFS transporter, with protein sequence MKALYRRVTLRVIPLLIVLYFTAFLDRVNVSFASITMNRDLGIGESAFGLAAGVFFIGYLVFSLPSNLMLERFGARRWIGIIMVALGLLSCATAFIHTASTYIVLRFMIGAAEAGFFPGVILYLTLWLPASVRASLMALFTLSIPLSNVIGAPLSAAILSLNGRGGLQGWQWLFLMEGCPAIVLGCAVPFLLAARPQEVSWLTTDESRALGDAIAREETLAPSGDGVTFSFGQWFALFRSGLIYFFLMVGLYELSFWIPRILHDRGVPAAELGWKTAIPFAVGGLGMVLWSRFSDRSGRGQMQLAFAFIVGASGLVLAGVGTGWLPAVAGLSITSIGVLAGMPIFWAWVTAGMGAERAFAIAGINSIGNIGGFLGPYLTGMILEHTHSFRPGMWLTAACLLCGAGLTSVTSKRPGHLAV
- a CDS encoding glycoside hydrolase domain-containing protein, whose protein sequence is MQKPAHVKLLQVLVAALSSLAVFQPALAQTASADTIQALKLVAPRSGWLLADNRLFWTDSLGAEWSEITLTQPNAPLVSGAFFSQQGEGWTVESAADGTALTIAHTPDKGAHWSYSSIASPFTEASVFNGISHPFFADSRNGWISLSIQSSSAFRRGLLLHTTDGGLHWTPTPNPPVGADLLFTDTTHGWTGPGPNGDELFATADAGQTWHASNLPKPSAALAHTNSTITLPIFTDAAHGSLLRTYLGDTGTTVIRYDTTDAGATWQPTVLPASTTFATLAPLSQSLPTIALSKQTGLTSTPATLTPLHSSFSTEANGWVLFSAGTCIPQTGVCTQSRSLMATQDGGHTFLSLGRIPGLELESTQQTNVPKKISSSAAAPTPASSFPVTGVLGFDACTLPTVAQLQTWWTGSPYKTVGTYIGGNEFACASGLSNLTPAYVSSVLTQGWEIVPIWVGPQAPGGTFTYSISTTPATATAQGVAEADSAVAQMISLGMNQGSTIAYDMEAYSYTVAANVATTQAFIQGWDSELHAKGYLAAVYSGHNEFDTWTATTVTPAIDTIWFTYFFSSGVTCGTTCNTVYPTTIDLPANYWLNHHRSRQTSSSFNSTYGGLTLNIDEDYTDAAFEVATNVVLTAKKTGAGCGTIATATINNSLDTSIDTAISCGTGCTSATASFAPTDTVTLTATPATNSVFASWSGCTSVSGTTCTVATTAAITVTATFNAAPTFALTVAKAGTGTGTVKSSDNFISCGTTCSASYIAGTSVTLTVTPGTGSLFGNWAGCTSTSGTTCSVTTGTAASTVTATFNPAPTFAAALSTTTLAIVGGQSATDTLTISPQVGYTGTFSPLACSGLPTSATCTFSPTTLTAAGDGAKLTSTLTITTIPVFTASIAEPTKLVMAGLLFPALFLPFCFIRQSAQKLRRFILLSICVLALGASQFLTGCTPGNPAPYSTVPPGVPFSGTINVTITSATGVTSLPIALTITSK